A window of Methanoregula sp. genomic DNA:
CCCCAGAGTACGGGATGAATAATGGCGATACAGGCATTGCGGGACGATTCGGCAAGTTCCCTTGTCGATGTGATCGAGCGGGTGCTGGACAAGGGAGTGATCATCAACGCTGATATCTGCGTCTCGGTTGCCGGCGTTGAACTACTCGGTATCAAGATACGTGCAGCGGTTGCTTCGTTTGAGACTGCCGCGAAGTACGGGCTGGAGTTCCCTTCGGGCACAAACCTGAATACAGCAGTCTGGGACCGGGTAAAAGAGGACCAGGAACGATGCCCCCAGTGCGGGAAATCGGTTCCTATCCATGTGCTGCTCAACGAAAGTTGTCCCTGGTGCGGCTGGTC
This region includes:
- a CDS encoding gas vesicle protein — translated: MAIQALRDDSASSLVDVIERVLDKGVIINADICVSVAGVELLGIKIRAAVASFETAAKYGLEFPSGTNLNTAVWDRVKEDQERCPQCGKSVPIHVLLNESCPWCGWSSAKALMNAPSLKRISHHR